In the genome of Planctomyces sp. SH-PL62, the window GTGGGGGCGTCGGGCGGGAGCAATTTTCAAAGGGTGGCTGACGGGATTCGAACCCGCGATTTCCAGATCCACAATCTGGTGCCTTAACCGCTAGGCCACAGCCACCATCGATGACGATAGAGACACCATAATCTGGGCCGTGGGTTCGCGTCAAGCCGGGCCGGAGCAAAAACCGTCGGGACGGGGGATTGAGAAGTGGTTTGCGCAACGGTCGGGGCGGGCGACGAGAAAATCGCTACAAGAGCTTGACTCACACCGATAAACTCATGACGCTGGCCGATCGGAATGACGGCGTTCGAGGCGGAGTTTTCGCCCGGGCGGTCGACGGCCGAGAGTCTTCCTCCTGGGGCGTTTCGGGGCGACGAGAGACATGGCAGATTCCTTGCTGCGGATCGGGATCGCCGGGTGCGGTCAGGCCGCGCGGATCCATGTGGAACGACTGCTGAAGGCGGCCGACGTGCAGATCGTCGGCTGCGTGGACGCCCTTCGCGAGTCGGCGGACGCCCTCGCCGGCACGATCGCCGGCAAGGGGGGGGCCAGGCCCGCGGTGTTCGACGATTTTCGGAGCTTGTTGGACCTGCGTCCCGACGCGGTGGCGATCTTCACGCCGCACCTCGGCCACTACCGGCAGGCGATGGACGCCCTCCAGGCCGACATCCACGTCTTCATCGAGAAGCCGCTCTCCACCAACACGCAAGAGGCCGCCGACGTCGTGAACCTGGCGCGGGGGCGGAAGCTCAAGGTCGGCGTCGGGCATCAGTACCGGCTGCGGCCGAGCCTGGTCGAGGCCCGCAAGCGGCTGGCGGCCGACGCCGTGGGCCCGCTCCGACTGGTCACGGCGGCCCTGGCCGAGCCCTGGCTGGCCCGCCAGCAGGAGCGCGGGGGCGAGAGCTCCTGGCGGTTCGACCCCAAGCTGGCCGGCGGCGGACTGCTCGCCGACGCCGGCGACCACCTGATCGACGCCTTGCTCTGGACCACCGGAAGGACCCCTCTGGAGGTTTTCGCCGTGCAGAGCCGGCTCCCCTCGGGCCTCGACGTCGTGACCGCCGCGACGATCCGTCTGCAAGACGACGTGCCGGCCACCGTGGCCCTCTCGGGGGTCTCGCGAGGCAGCCTCTTCGAGCTCAACTTCTTCGGCGAGCGGGGCCGGATCCACGCGACCGACTCCCTCCTGGAGATCGACCAGGGGGACGGCTCGCCCGCCCGCCGCGTCGAG includes:
- a CDS encoding Gfo/Idh/MocA family protein, whose translation is MADSLLRIGIAGCGQAARIHVERLLKAADVQIVGCVDALRESADALAGTIAGKGGARPAVFDDFRSLLDLRPDAVAIFTPHLGHYRQAMDALQADIHVFIEKPLSTNTQEAADVVNLARGRKLKVGVGHQYRLRPSLVEARKRLAADAVGPLRLVTAALAEPWLARQQERGGESSWRFDPKLAGGGLLADAGDHLIDALLWTTGRTPLEVFAVQSRLPSGLDVVTAATIRLQDDVPATVALSGVSRGSLFELNFFGERGRIHATDSLLEIDQGDGSPARRVELPEPSESIDANFLAALRGLGPLCCSAEDALETVRLSEAVARSAATGQVVQLV